A stretch of Sebastes fasciatus isolate fSebFas1 chromosome 19, fSebFas1.pri, whole genome shotgun sequence DNA encodes these proteins:
- the slc31a2 gene encoding protein SLC31A2 isoform X1 — MTDLGGKEAEMTFGVSSSVTLLFDFWDVHGPAGMVLSVLVVFLLTVFYEVLKVWRVRLGSKSKLAQPPCLYTAATSSRSESTSALESSPSESSLTPMESPPTDPNTRNSWLLHGIQTALHMLQVTLGYMLMLCVMSYNTWIFLGVIAGSVLGYFISFPLLGRI; from the exons ATGACTGATCTTGGTGGGAAAGAGGCTGAG ATGACTTTTGGAGTGTCGAGCAGCGTGACGCTGCTGTTTGACTTCTGGGATGTGCACGGTCCTGCAG GGATGGTGCTGTCAGTGTTGGTGGTCTTTCTGCTGACGGTCTTCTACGAGGTGCTCAAAGTGTGGAGGGTGAGGCTGGGGAGTAAATCTAAGCTGGCTCAGCCTCCGTGTCTGTACACCGCCGCTACATCCTCCCGCAGCGAAAGCACATCCGCACTGGAAAGCAGCCCCTCCGAATCCTCGCTGACCCCCATGGAGTCACCCCCTACGGATCCAAACACCAGAAACAG CTGGTTGCTGCACGGTATCCAGACAGCCCTCCACATGCTGCAGGTGACTCTGGGCTACATGCTGATGCTGTGTGTCATGTCCTACAACACCTGGATCTTCCTCGGGGTCATCGCGGGCTCCGTCCTCGGTTATTTCATCTCATTCCCTCTCCTGGGTCGGATCTGA